In the Agrococcus sp. Marseille-Q4369 genome, one interval contains:
- a CDS encoding phage portal protein, whose amino-acid sequence MSQQAVVGLTNDVLLPGWRLERARLDIIDKWWRWTPEQVKLPSRASKEAKDLRELAESPWMRLLVTTLGQQLEAELCRTSRPGANEKTVAGLWLPWQRNRMGSRQRAIHRSALAFGYAYTTVLPGDTGAVIRGRSPRDLFAVYEDAVVDEYPAYFIIVNGNRYTVVDEEAQYTLVEQDGRVQFVDFDLHDVGVAPAVRYSNEIDLEGRTPGEIEPLIKVARRIDKTTYDRLLIQHFNSWKVRTATGLERPATDTEREQQKMLLRHEDILTGGQGVTFDTLDETNLEPILKALELDVEWFAALSQTPAHAYTGKMINLSADAIEEARNTLDSKTRDRKTGFGDSHAQTLRLAAHVEGREVDAEDFSLSIQWADHGSRSLAQAADALGKVATMLGVPAEKLWDRIPTVSAEEARTWLEYKRNNPDADVQLAAALDRQIRGTDG is encoded by the coding sequence ATGTCCCAGCAGGCCGTCGTCGGCCTCACCAACGACGTGCTCCTGCCCGGGTGGAGACTCGAGCGTGCACGCCTCGACATCATCGACAAGTGGTGGCGGTGGACGCCCGAGCAGGTCAAGCTGCCCTCGCGCGCATCCAAGGAGGCGAAGGACCTCCGCGAGCTCGCCGAGTCCCCGTGGATGCGCCTGCTCGTGACGACCCTCGGGCAGCAGCTCGAGGCGGAGCTCTGCCGCACCTCGCGGCCCGGCGCCAACGAGAAGACCGTCGCCGGCCTGTGGCTGCCCTGGCAGCGCAACCGCATGGGCTCGCGCCAGCGCGCGATCCATCGCAGCGCGCTCGCCTTCGGGTACGCCTACACGACGGTGCTGCCCGGCGACACGGGCGCGGTCATCCGCGGCCGCTCGCCCCGCGACCTCTTCGCGGTCTACGAGGACGCGGTCGTCGACGAGTACCCGGCCTACTTCATCATCGTCAACGGCAACCGCTACACGGTCGTCGACGAGGAGGCCCAGTACACCCTCGTCGAGCAGGACGGCCGGGTGCAGTTCGTGGACTTCGACCTTCACGACGTCGGCGTCGCGCCGGCGGTGCGCTACTCGAACGAGATCGACCTCGAGGGGCGCACGCCCGGCGAGATCGAGCCGCTCATCAAGGTCGCGCGTCGTATCGACAAGACGACCTACGACCGGCTGCTGATCCAGCACTTCAACTCGTGGAAGGTGCGCACCGCGACCGGCCTCGAGCGGCCCGCGACCGACACCGAGCGCGAGCAGCAGAAGATGCTGCTGCGCCACGAGGACATCCTCACCGGCGGCCAGGGCGTCACGTTCGACACCCTCGACGAGACGAACCTCGAGCCGATCCTCAAGGCGCTCGAGCTCGACGTCGAGTGGTTCGCGGCCCTCTCGCAGACGCCCGCGCACGCCTACACGGGCAAGATGATCAACCTCTCGGCCGACGCGATCGAGGAGGCGCGGAACACGCTCGACTCGAAGACGCGGGACCGCAAGACCGGCTTCGGCGACTCGCACGCGCAGACGCTTCGGCTCGCCGCGCACGTCGAGGGGCGCGAGGTCGACGCGGAGGACTTCTCGCTGAGCATCCAGTGGGCCGATCACGGCTCGCGCTCGCTCGCGCAGGCGGCCGACGCGCTCGGCAAGGTCGCGACCATGCTCGGCGTGCCGGCGGAGAAGCTCTGGGACCGCATCCCGACCGTCTCGGCCGAGGAAGCGCGCACCTGGCTGGAGTACAAGCGCAACAACCCCGACGCGGACGTGCAGCTCGCGGCGGCACTGGATCGGCAGATCCGTGGCACGGACGGCTGA
- a CDS encoding phage tail tape measure protein has protein sequence MAERTVSVRLTADAAQYLRTFDEVARKSQDTASKVEEQLRRQQEAYQRVGAVALSIGVLAAAGFTAAVASYASFDAAMSNVQAATHASAEEQELLRQAALDAGAATVYSAEEAAQAIEELAKAGLSTAQILGGGLTAALDLAAAGELEVARAAEITAITLQQFRLSGEQATHVADLLAAGAGKAVGSVDDLANGLKFVGPIAASMGVSIEETTGVLALFAQQGIIGEQAGTSLRGVLASLTSPSAAARREIEALGLTLYDSEGNFLGLRNAAEQLSMAYSDMDGASRDASMGIVFGRETITAATALYRAGADGVQEWTDAVDDSGYAAETAAMRLDNLRGDLEELSGSAETFMIELGEAGDGPMRALVQAATAVINGFTDMPEPMQIAALAALGLVGALGLTSGAMLTLIPRIAETRAAWALMTTTAAGSRSTLAGVSALLGGPWGIALTVATGAVIGLTAAISAASASSSEWQNVLQTGTRSGQTLLETAGELQFGVDSLGSALDEMGSHRILWMDALGGDEAATAAARLDGLANNLNEIGAQLAETARGGNVDAARSMFQALADDANLTEEQIGTLINRMPEWRDALIEQATQQGRNVTSGSELQQQEQLVAFAMEESATAAGESTDAARTLAEQAQTTADEIAGLADEIRGLNELYYGAQDATAAYYQSVDDLQAAIAEGLSPALLTAAGDIDLSTQAGRDAEAMLSKVAENALEAAASMIELDGDTIGATARVQEARDAFLEGAEAAGINAEQANVLADRYGLIPDAVHTAVTNTAPQAETMASLYQRALGRIPEGINTNVSISTAQAEADVQFFLRTRTMNVNVAAQARGGFGVGSQAMPGMIGRASGGILPGPPSSVDNMVIRAASGEFIMNALATSHSTNRALLEWMNAGGIVPAFAGGGLVGAAHYVAAPSVHVAPASLEGLTVLVQSPFTGEYLRGEIAAITDARIHDADDRAALDYRLGGR, from the coding sequence GTGGCCGAGCGCACCGTCTCCGTCAGGCTCACCGCCGACGCCGCGCAGTACCTCCGGACCTTCGACGAGGTCGCGCGGAAGTCCCAGGACACCGCGAGCAAGGTCGAGGAGCAGCTGCGGCGCCAGCAGGAGGCGTACCAGCGCGTCGGAGCGGTCGCGCTCTCGATCGGCGTGCTCGCCGCCGCAGGGTTCACCGCAGCCGTCGCCTCGTACGCGTCGTTCGACGCGGCGATGTCGAACGTGCAGGCGGCGACCCACGCATCCGCGGAGGAGCAGGAGCTGCTGCGGCAGGCCGCGCTCGACGCGGGCGCCGCCACCGTCTACTCGGCAGAGGAGGCGGCGCAGGCGATCGAGGAGCTCGCGAAGGCGGGCCTCTCGACGGCGCAGATACTCGGCGGCGGCCTCACCGCCGCCCTCGACCTCGCGGCCGCGGGTGAGCTCGAGGTCGCGCGCGCGGCGGAGATCACCGCGATCACGCTGCAGCAGTTCCGCCTCAGCGGCGAGCAGGCTACGCACGTCGCCGACCTGCTCGCCGCGGGCGCGGGCAAGGCAGTCGGCTCCGTCGACGACCTCGCCAACGGCCTCAAGTTCGTCGGCCCGATCGCGGCCTCGATGGGCGTCTCCATCGAGGAGACGACCGGCGTGCTCGCGCTGTTCGCGCAGCAGGGCATCATCGGCGAGCAGGCCGGAACATCGCTGCGCGGCGTGCTCGCCTCGCTCACCTCACCGTCGGCCGCCGCCCGGCGCGAGATCGAGGCGCTCGGGCTCACGCTCTACGACTCCGAGGGCAACTTCCTCGGCCTTCGCAACGCCGCCGAGCAGCTCTCGATGGCGTACAGCGACATGGATGGAGCCTCGCGCGATGCCTCGATGGGCATCGTCTTCGGCCGGGAGACGATCACGGCTGCGACCGCGCTTTACCGCGCGGGCGCTGATGGCGTGCAGGAGTGGACTGACGCGGTCGACGACTCCGGCTACGCGGCCGAGACCGCGGCGATGCGGCTCGACAATCTCAGGGGCGACCTCGAAGAGCTCAGCGGTTCGGCCGAGACGTTCATGATCGAGCTCGGCGAGGCCGGCGATGGTCCGATGCGGGCGCTCGTGCAGGCAGCGACGGCCGTCATCAACGGCTTCACCGACATGCCCGAGCCGATGCAGATCGCGGCCCTGGCGGCGCTCGGCCTCGTCGGCGCGCTCGGCCTCACGAGCGGCGCGATGCTGACGCTCATCCCCCGCATCGCGGAGACGCGCGCGGCGTGGGCGCTCATGACGACGACCGCGGCGGGCTCGCGCAGCACGCTCGCGGGCGTGTCCGCCCTTCTCGGCGGGCCCTGGGGCATCGCCCTCACCGTCGCGACGGGTGCTGTCATCGGGCTCACTGCGGCTATCTCGGCCGCGTCCGCGTCGTCGTCGGAGTGGCAGAACGTCCTCCAGACGGGCACGCGCTCCGGCCAGACGCTGCTCGAGACCGCGGGCGAGCTGCAATTCGGAGTCGACAGCCTTGGCTCCGCGCTCGACGAGATGGGCTCGCATCGCATCCTCTGGATGGACGCGCTCGGGGGCGACGAGGCGGCGACGGCCGCCGCGAGGCTCGACGGTCTCGCGAACAACCTCAACGAGATCGGCGCGCAGCTCGCGGAGACCGCGCGCGGCGGGAACGTCGACGCGGCGCGTTCGATGTTCCAGGCGCTCGCCGACGACGCGAACCTCACCGAGGAGCAGATCGGCACGCTCATCAACCGCATGCCCGAGTGGCGCGACGCGCTGATCGAGCAGGCGACCCAGCAGGGCCGGAACGTTACTTCGGGGTCGGAGCTGCAGCAGCAGGAGCAGCTCGTCGCGTTCGCGATGGAGGAGAGCGCCACGGCCGCGGGCGAGTCGACGGATGCCGCGCGGACGCTCGCGGAACAGGCGCAGACCACCGCTGACGAGATCGCCGGCCTCGCTGACGAGATCCGTGGGCTGAACGAGCTCTACTACGGCGCCCAGGACGCTACGGCCGCCTACTACCAGTCGGTCGATGACCTCCAGGCAGCGATCGCAGAGGGGCTCTCGCCCGCTCTGCTCACCGCCGCCGGCGACATCGACCTGTCCACGCAGGCGGGCCGGGACGCCGAGGCGATGCTGTCGAAGGTCGCCGAGAACGCGCTCGAGGCGGCCGCGTCGATGATCGAGCTCGACGGGGACACCATCGGTGCGACGGCGCGAGTCCAGGAAGCACGAGATGCGTTCCTGGAGGGGGCGGAGGCGGCCGGCATTAACGCCGAGCAGGCCAACGTGCTCGCCGACCGGTACGGGCTCATCCCCGACGCCGTGCACACGGCCGTCACGAACACCGCCCCGCAGGCCGAGACGATGGCCTCGCTCTACCAGCGCGCGCTCGGCCGGATCCCCGAGGGCATCAACACCAACGTGTCGATCTCCACCGCGCAGGCCGAAGCGGACGTGCAGTTCTTCCTCCGCACCCGGACGATGAACGTCAACGTCGCCGCCCAAGCACGCGGAGGCTTCGGCGTCGGGTCGCAGGCGATGCCAGGCATGATCGGCCGCGCCTCCGGCGGCATCCTCCCGGGCCCGCCCTCCTCCGTCGACAACATGGTCATCCGCGCAGCGTCCGGCGAGTTCATCATGAACGCGCTCGCGACGTCCCACTCGACGAACCGGGCGCTGCTCGAGTGGATGAACGCCGGCGGCATCGTCCCCGCGTTTGCCGGTGGCGGGCTCGTCGGTGCCGCGCACTACGTGGCAGCGCCGTCGGTACACGTCGCTCCCGCGTCGCTCGAGGGGCTCACCGTGCTCGTGCAGAGCCCGTTCACCGGCGAGTACCTGCGCGGGGAGATCGCGGCGATCACTGACGCACGGATCCACGACGCTGACGACCGAGCGGCACTGGACTACAGGCTGGGAGGTCGTTGA
- a CDS encoding DUF6093 family protein — MSPSRMLDRGRRRAEKRMTDTVKGTLTDRSGAPEWDDETKTETYPERVVYTGPARVRFGNAQATDRDDQGQLVTVQGAVMSLPIATSSSIPVGTVFEITASENDEGNVGRRCRVVGDHTQTDATARRLRVDFYS, encoded by the coding sequence ATGAGCCCGAGCCGGATGCTCGATCGCGGCCGCCGCCGCGCCGAGAAGCGCATGACCGACACCGTCAAGGGCACCCTCACCGACCGCTCCGGCGCGCCGGAGTGGGACGACGAGACGAAGACCGAGACGTACCCGGAGCGCGTGGTCTACACGGGCCCCGCCCGGGTGCGCTTCGGCAACGCGCAGGCCACGGACCGCGACGACCAGGGCCAGCTCGTGACCGTGCAGGGTGCGGTCATGTCGCTGCCGATCGCGACGTCGTCGAGCATCCCGGTCGGCACCGTCTTCGAGATCACCGCATCCGAGAACGACGAGGGGAACGTCGGCCGCCGGTGCCGCGTCGTCGGCGACCACACGCAGACCGACGCCACCGCGCGCCGCCTGCGCGTCGACTTCTACTCGTAG
- a CDS encoding P22 phage major capsid protein family protein, translating to MAHTLYTPEQAARATIASIRWLSGLTRTVRQDFSTEFVAGRGQTVNVRRPISAGKAKVYTKAQRTAREAIQFNELTETWFPVTLEDQVYNAVRLPDDFATFSLMDLTRQVLRPQAESVVDELAAPLVTQMTAIATDAAIPTIDPDGSNFRQALIQARKVLNDRHVPAVGRTFAVGSGMEAAALSDELLQKQNESGTSETLRNATIGRLFGFTIISDPALPEDFGIGYHRDAFAHVTRPSREPEGAAKSATVAQDGFALRWIQHYNPLQLEDQSVVDTFFGADTLEASFAVSASLTETP from the coding sequence GTGGCTCACACCCTGTACACGCCTGAGCAGGCGGCGCGCGCGACCATCGCGTCGATCCGCTGGCTCTCGGGCCTCACCCGCACGGTGCGGCAGGACTTCTCGACGGAGTTCGTCGCCGGCCGCGGCCAGACCGTCAACGTCCGTCGCCCGATCTCCGCCGGCAAGGCGAAGGTCTACACGAAGGCGCAGCGCACCGCCCGCGAGGCGATCCAGTTCAACGAGCTGACCGAGACCTGGTTCCCGGTCACGCTCGAGGACCAGGTCTACAACGCGGTCCGCCTGCCCGACGACTTCGCGACGTTCTCGCTCATGGACCTCACCCGCCAGGTGCTCCGGCCCCAGGCGGAGTCGGTCGTCGACGAGCTCGCCGCGCCGCTCGTGACGCAGATGACCGCGATCGCCACCGACGCGGCCATCCCGACGATCGACCCCGACGGGTCGAACTTCCGCCAGGCGCTCATCCAGGCGCGGAAGGTCCTCAACGACCGGCACGTGCCGGCCGTCGGCCGCACCTTCGCGGTCGGCTCCGGCATGGAGGCCGCGGCGCTGTCCGACGAGCTGCTGCAGAAGCAGAACGAGTCGGGCACGAGCGAGACGCTGCGCAACGCGACCATCGGTCGCCTGTTCGGCTTCACGATCATCAGCGACCCGGCCCTGCCCGAGGACTTCGGCATCGGCTACCACCGCGACGCCTTCGCCCACGTCACGCGCCCCTCGCGTGAGCCGGAGGGCGCCGCGAAGTCGGCCACCGTCGCGCAGGACGGCTTCGCCCTGCGCTGGATCCAGCACTACAACCCGCTCCAGCTCGAGGACCAGTCGGTCGTCGACACGTTCTTCGGCGCGGACACGCTCGAGGCGAGCTTCGCCGTCTCGGCGTCGCTCACGGAGACGCCGTAG
- a CDS encoding terminase, translating into MAVARSAPAFHRSDEAEYLEIERWYADMLERTTPPTDLQWQPVRIGPTWQWENGWVLPEATLGWRFLAWCGMWLRGRKGPWQFTPEQARFLLWYYALDEHGRFRYHSGALQRLKGWGKDPLAATVSAGGMFAPTLFDHWEGDRPIGRDNDRAWVQVIAVSLEQTKNTMKLFPSLFTPEARLRYGIQVGKENVWGLGDTRQIQAVTSSVLAIEGGRPTQIIRNETQNWLESNQGHDMAGAIEGNASKSEVDSPARMLDIFNAYRPGQDSVAQRLREAIEDTWGDPDAEDADRRPKVVDFGVLYDSLEAPEDAPLTLDAAPEVVRAVRGDAIWLDLDRIKKSISNPLNAPSESRRKWYNQITAAEDAWTEPAEIDPLRDFDVTVERGEEIVLFLDCSKSDDATALVGCRMIDGHVFTLGMWQRPPGKRGDGWIVPREDVDAKIKMAFEQWRPVAFFGDPSHVTDDETTDRFWDPLFEEWHLRYRDQLRVWADGTPGRNGHAVMFDMTARERSKQFANAVAFTLEEIRSAAFTWDGDARMRRHLLNARRYPVQGIVSIAKESRESKRKIDLAVGLCGARMVRRLVMSSSKTGGGAVW; encoded by the coding sequence ATGGCCGTGGCGCGTTCCGCGCCGGCCTTCCACCGCTCGGACGAGGCGGAGTACCTCGAGATCGAGCGCTGGTACGCCGACATGCTCGAGCGCACCACGCCGCCGACCGACCTGCAGTGGCAGCCGGTGCGCATCGGCCCGACGTGGCAGTGGGAGAACGGCTGGGTCCTGCCCGAGGCAACCCTCGGCTGGCGCTTCCTCGCGTGGTGCGGCATGTGGCTCCGCGGCCGCAAGGGCCCGTGGCAGTTCACGCCCGAGCAGGCGCGCTTCCTGCTCTGGTACTACGCCCTCGACGAGCACGGCCGCTTCCGCTACCACTCCGGCGCGCTGCAGCGGCTGAAGGGCTGGGGCAAGGACCCGCTCGCCGCGACTGTCTCCGCTGGCGGCATGTTCGCGCCGACGCTGTTTGACCACTGGGAGGGCGACCGGCCCATCGGCCGCGACAACGACCGCGCGTGGGTGCAGGTCATCGCCGTCTCGCTCGAGCAGACGAAGAACACCATGAAGCTCTTCCCGTCGCTCTTCACGCCAGAGGCTCGGTTGCGCTACGGCATCCAGGTCGGCAAGGAGAACGTCTGGGGGCTCGGCGACACGCGGCAGATCCAGGCCGTCACCTCGTCGGTGCTCGCGATCGAGGGCGGCCGGCCGACGCAGATCATCCGCAACGAGACGCAGAACTGGCTCGAGTCGAACCAGGGCCACGACATGGCCGGCGCGATCGAGGGCAACGCCTCGAAGTCCGAGGTCGACAGCCCCGCCCGGATGCTCGACATCTTCAACGCCTACCGGCCGGGCCAGGACTCGGTCGCGCAGCGGCTGCGCGAGGCGATCGAGGACACCTGGGGCGACCCCGACGCGGAGGACGCCGACCGGCGCCCGAAGGTCGTCGACTTCGGTGTGCTCTACGACTCGCTCGAGGCGCCCGAGGACGCGCCGCTCACGCTCGACGCCGCCCCCGAGGTGGTGCGCGCCGTGCGCGGCGATGCCATCTGGCTGGACCTCGACCGGATCAAGAAGTCGATTTCGAACCCGCTCAACGCCCCGTCCGAGTCGCGCCGCAAGTGGTACAACCAGATCACCGCGGCCGAGGATGCGTGGACCGAGCCCGCCGAGATCGACCCGCTGCGCGACTTCGACGTCACCGTCGAGCGCGGCGAGGAGATCGTGCTCTTCCTCGACTGCTCGAAGTCCGACGACGCAACCGCGCTCGTGGGCTGCCGCATGATCGACGGGCACGTCTTCACGCTCGGCATGTGGCAGCGACCGCCCGGCAAGCGCGGCGACGGTTGGATCGTGCCGCGGGAGGACGTCGACGCGAAGATCAAGATGGCGTTCGAGCAGTGGCGCCCGGTGGCGTTCTTCGGCGACCCCTCGCACGTCACCGACGACGAGACGACCGACCGCTTCTGGGACCCGCTGTTCGAGGAGTGGCACCTGCGTTACCGCGACCAGCTGCGCGTGTGGGCGGACGGCACGCCGGGCCGCAACGGGCACGCGGTCATGTTCGACATGACGGCGCGGGAGCGCTCGAAGCAGTTCGCCAACGCGGTCGCGTTCACGCTCGAGGAGATCCGCTCGGCGGCATTCACCTGGGACGGCGACGCGCGCATGCGCCGCCATCTGCTGAACGCCCGCCGCTACCCGGTGCAGGGCATCGTCTCGATCGCCAAGGAGTCGCGCGAGTCGAAGCGCAAGATCGACCTCGCCGTCGGTCTATGCGGCGCGCGCATGGTGCGGCGCCTCGTCATGAGCAGCAGCAAGACCGGAGGAGGTGCCGTGTGGTGA